From a single Arachis hypogaea cultivar Tifrunner chromosome 3, arahy.Tifrunner.gnm2.J5K5, whole genome shotgun sequence genomic region:
- the LOC112788857 gene encoding multiple C2 domain and transmembrane region protein 5 — protein sequence MQKPGQAVDFALKETYPKIGAGAVTGDKLSCTYDLVEQMQYLYVRVVKAKDLPSKDVTGGVDPYVEVKLGNYKGITKHFEKKSNPEWNQCFAFSKDRIQASVLEVVVKDKDVVVDDFVGRVWFDLNEIPKRVPPDSPLAPQWYRLETRKGEKAKGELMLAVWMGTQADEAFPDSWHSDAAMVGTESVANIRSKVYLSPKLWYVRVNVIEAQDLVPSDKTRYPEVYVKANLGHQILRTRVSQIKTINPMWNEDLMFVAAEPFEEPLVLTVEDRVGPNKDETLGRCLIPLHQVQRRLDHKPVNTRWFNLEKHIGAEGEKKETKFASRIHLRVCLDGGYHVLDESTHYSSDLRPTAKQLWKPSIGILEVGIISAQGLMPMKTRDGRGTTDAYCVAKYGQKWIRTRTIADSFAPKWNEQYTWEVFDLSTVITVGVFDNGHLHGGGDKSGGSKDSRIGKVRIRLSTLESDRVYTHSYPLLVLHNSGVKKTGEVQLAVRFTSSSFINMMYLYSQPLLPKMHYIHPLSVIQLDNLRHQATQIVSMRLSRAEPALRKEVVEYMLDVDSHMWSMRRSKANFFRIMKVLGGLIAFGRWFDQICNWKNPITTILIHILFIILVLYPELILPTIFLYLFLIGIWNFRWRPRHPPHMDTRLSHADAAHPDELDEEFDSFPTSRSSDIVKMRYDRLRSIGGRVQTVVGDLATQGERFQSLLSWRDPRATTLFVTFCLVAAVVLYVTPFQVVCLLSGFYVLRHPRFRHKLPSVPINFFRRLPARSDSML from the coding sequence atgcAGAAGCCGGGGCAGGCTGTTGATTTCGCCCTGAAGGAGACATATCCGAAGATAGGAGCAGGGGCAGTAACAGGTGACAAGCTATCATGCACCTATGATCTTGTTGAACAGATGCAATATTTGTATGTTAGAGTTGTGAAAGCCAAGGATTTGCCTTCAAAGGATGTAACTGGTGGTGTTGATCCCTATGTTGAAGTGAAGCTTGGAAACTACAAGGGAATTACCAAGCATTTTGAAAAGAAGTCCAATCCTGAATGGAACCAGTGCTTTGCATTCTCCAAGGACAGGATTCAAGCCTCAGTCTTGGAGGTTGTTGTCAAAGACAAggatgttgttgttgatgattttgttggGAGGGTTTGGTTTGATCTGAATGAGATCCCCAAACGCGTTCCGCCGGATAGTCCTCTGGCTCCACAGTGGTACAGATTGGAGACTAGAAAGGGCGAAAAGGCGAAAGGAGAGTTGATGCTAGCGGTTTGGATGGGGACTCAAGCGGATGAGGCTTTTCCTGATTCATGGCATTCTGATGCAGCAATGGTTGGAACTGAATCTGTTGCAAACATAAGATCAAAGGTTTATCTCTCACCAAAGCTTTGGTATGTTAGAGTGAATGTGATTGAGGCTCAGGACTTGGTACCTAGTGATAAAACCAGGTACCCTGAAGTTTATGTGAAGGCTAATCTAGGACATCAAATACTAAGGACTAGGGTGTCTCAAATTAAGACAATCAATCCAATGTGGAATGAGGATTTGATGTTTGTTGCTGCTGAGCCATTTGAGGAGCCTTTGGTTTTGACAGTGGAAGACAGAGTTGGACCAAACAAAGATGAAACCTTAGGAAGGTGTTTGATTCCTCTGCACCAAGTGCAAAGGAGGCTAGATCACAAGCCTGTGAACACAAGATGGTTCAATCTTGAGAAGCATATTGGTGCTGAAGGGGAGAAAAAGGAGACGAAATTTGCTAGCCGGATTCATTTAAGGGTGTGTTTGGATGGAGGGTACCATGTGTTGGATGAATCAACTCATTATAGTAGTGATCTTAGACCAACTGCCAAACAGCTTTGGAAGCCTAGTATTGGAATTCTTGAAGTTGGGATCATAAGTGCACAAGGGCTAATGCCAATGAAGACAAGAGATGGTAGAGGAACTACTGATGCTTATTGTGTGGCGAAATATGGCCAGAAATGGATCCGAACTCGGACAATTGCAGATAGCTTTGCACCAAAGTGGAATGAGCAATACACTTGGGAGGTTTTTGATCTATCTACTGTTATCACTGTAGGTGTCTTTGATAATGGTCATTTACATGGCGGTGGCGACAAATCCGGTGGATCGAAAGATTCTAGGATAGGGAAGGTGAGGATTAGGCTATCAACTCTTGAATCTGATAGAGTTTATACTCACTCTTACCCTCTTCTAGTGCTGCATAATTCTGGTGTGAAGAAAACTGGTGAAGTTCAATTGGCTGTTAGGTTCACAAGCTCATCTTTCATAAACATGATGTATCTTTATTCCCAGCCTTTGTTGCCAAAGATGCATTACATCCACCCTCTATCTGTGATCCAGCTGGACAATCTGCGGCACCAGGCAACGCAGATTGTGTCGATGAGGCTGAGCCGGGCTGAGCCGGCTCTAAGGAAAGAGGTTGTGGAATACATGCTTGATGTGGATTCACATATGTGGAGCATGAGGAGAAGCAAGGCTAATTTCTTCAGAATAATGAAAGTTCTTGGTGGTTTAATAGCATTTGGGAGATGGTTTGATCAGATATGCAATTGGAAAAACCCCATCACAACAATACTAATCCATATCCTTTTCATAATCTTGGTTCTTTATCCTGAACTAATCCTCCCTACAATCTTCTTGTATCTTTTCTTGATTGGGATTTGGAACTTTCGATGGCGGCCACGACACCCTCCCCATATGGACACAAGGCTCTCACATGCTGATGCTGCTCACCCTGATGAACTTGATGAAGAGTTTGATTCATTTCCAACTTCAAGATCATCAGATATTGTTAAAATGAGGTATGATCGGTTAAGGAGCATTGGAGGGAGAGTGCAAACTGTGGTAGGAGACTTGGCCACACAAGGAGAAAGGTTTCAAAGTTTGTTAAGTTGGAGAGATCCAAGGGCTACAACCTTGTTTGTGACATTCTGTCTTGTTGCTGCTGTAGTTCTTTATGTTACTCCTTTTCAGGTTGTGTGCCTTCTCAGTGGATTCTATGTTCTGAGACATCCAAGGTTTCGCCATAAGCTTCCATCAGTTCCAATCAACTTCTTTAGGAGATTGCCAGCAAGATCAGATAGCATGTTGTAA